In Anser cygnoides isolate HZ-2024a breed goose chromosome 30, Taihu_goose_T2T_genome, whole genome shotgun sequence, the genomic stretch ttctcaagctctcctgctcagatgcctacctcagggaggTTGGGCTTACTGCAATCGGCTTCTGTTTAGGTAttgattgctttgttttcattgtgctgtcctatgtgcagatcttcagggcagtgttgaggatcccctctgagcagggcctgcacaaagctttttccacgtgcctcccccacatggccgtggtctccctgtttgtcagcactgtcctgtttgcctacctgaagcccccctccatctcctccccatccagGGACCTGGTGTTGTCATTTCTatactcggtggtgcctccagcagtgaaccccctcatctacagcatgaggaaccaggagctcaagcatgcactgaagaaactgtttcagttgtcttccagaagcaattagctgctgctctgctgctgcaatggGAAAAACTCACGAAAAAAACATGGTGTGAAACACAGACTTGCAGTGCCAGGTACCAGGTCCACCAATGCTGGCCCcaaactgtgagaaacaaagtaaaaatgttacgtacagaaggagagaaggtgGATCCTGATGATACAGGACTGCAGGCACCTGTGGGCAGTACGGACACTGACCTGTGGTCTCAAGGCTCCCTGGGTGG encodes the following:
- the LOC136787557 gene encoding olfactory receptor 14C36-like encodes the protein MSYDRYIAICKPLHYGSLVGSRACAQMAAAAWGSGFLNAVLHTATTFSLPLCQGNAVDQFFCEIPQILKLSCSDAYLREVGLTAIGFCLGIDCFVFIVLSYVQIFRAVLRIPSEQGLHKAFSTCLPHMAVVSLFVSTVLFAYLKPPSISSPSRDLVLSFLYSVVPPAVNPLIYSMRNQELKHALKKLFQLSSRSN